The region TCGACCCAGTCGAGAACGAGTCGCTGACCGTCGAGTACGTCGCGGTCGACACGATCCACACCGAGGGACCGAACTGCGCGAGTCCGCCGTGTTCCCGCAACGTCATCGAGCGGGCGAACATCTCGACCGGCGAGGTCGAACGGGTGCTCACCCGCTACGACCACCGCGAGAACGCCGCCGAGTGGCACGACCACGTCCGCGTCGACGAGGACCACGTCGTCATCGCCGACATGGCGGACAACCAGGTGTTCATGCTGGACACCGAGACCGGCGTCCGCGAGTGGGCCTGGAACGCACAGAGCGACTTCCCCGTCGACGAGGGCGGTCCCTACCCCGGCGACTGGGCGCACATCAACGACGTGAGCATGCTCGACGACGGCCGCGTGATGGTGAGCCTGCGCAACCAGGACCAGGTCGTGTTCATCGACCCCGAGACCGGGTTAGACGAGTCGTGGACGCTCGGCGCGGAGGGCGCACACGACATCCAGTACGAGCAGCACAACCCCGACTACATCCCCGAGGAGCGCGGCGGTCCCGCGGTCGTCGTCGCCGACTCGGAGAACGGCCGCGTCGAGGAGTTCCAGCGCGAGGACGGCGAGTGGGTCCGCACCTGGGAGTGGTCCGACGACCGGATGCAGTGGCCTCGCGACGCCGACCGCCTCCCCAACGGCAACACCCTCATCACCGACACGAACGGCAAGCGCCTCATCGAGGTGAACCCCGAGGGCGAGATCGTCTGGGAGGTCGAGCTCTCCCACCCATACGAGGCCGAACGGATCGAGACGGGCGACGAGAGCGCCGGCGGGCACAGCGCCCAGTCGCTCGGCTACGAGTCCCGGACCGGCGGCGAGAGCGGCGGCGGTGGCGGCAGCCTCGCCGCGGACGCCATGGCGGAGATCGCCGACGTGGTCCGGGGGCTGCTCCCCTCCCGCGTGACCAACGCGATCATCTACATCGGTCCGGTGTGGATGGGGCGGCCCGAGTTCGGCGCGGCGTCGATCGCCGTCCTCACCGGTCTGGCGTGGGGCGCTGCGGAAACCCGCTGGGCGCTCCGCTCGCGCGGCATCGGGTTCCGGCTGCCCGTCTACCGCGGCGAGTCAGCCGGCGAGGGTGACGGCGAAGAAACCGAAGCGGAGTAGCTTCCGGCGCTACTGGCTACTCCGACCGCTCCGGCCGGAGCCGAATGTTCTGCCGGCCTTCCGCAGCAGCACGTCCCGGGCGTCCTGGTCGTCGTCGACGTGGACTCGCAGATAGTACCAGACGGCGACTTGCGCGAGGATCCCGCCGCCGAACACGACCCAGTAACCCGTCGACAGCAGGTTCGACAGCGTCGCGTCCAGTTCGCCGGGCGACGCCGACAGCGACGCGCCGAGCGCGATCGAGACCAGCGTCGCGCCCCACGACGCGGAGACGAGGATCAGGATCGCGGTCTCCAGCAGCCACGCGGCGACGACGCCGGCGACCGCGCCGCCGGCCACCATCGGGTCGAGCAGGCTCGCCGGTTCGGCGAGCGACACGTCAGTGAGCAGTATCACGACCCCCACGCCGGTCAACACGCCCGGGACGACGACCAGCAGCGTCCGGATCGTGCTCGCGATCCCGATGCCGAACACCGCGCCGACGCCGGCGGCAACGAGCGTCATCGTCATCTCCAGCGCCAGCGTGTCCGCCGCCATCAGGCCGAGTCCAGCGCCGAGCAGCAGCCCGAACAGGTACAGCGCCGTCTTGAAAAACAGGAACCCACCCGCCGCCAGCGCTACCCCGACGACGAGCAGAAACCCGGTCGTGAGT is a window of Halostella salina DNA encoding:
- a CDS encoding arylsulfotransferase family protein; the encoded protein is MNERSGVGEAFDRVRSGITRRRLRVACLVVLLLCGAYLAYGAMTGITTATEAGVPEAPPTENHTVVTESAKFGTIIAYAPDGSVAYYNNSHTKYFDVDPVENESLTVEYVAVDTIHTEGPNCASPPCSRNVIERANISTGEVERVLTRYDHRENAAEWHDHVRVDEDHVVIADMADNQVFMLDTETGVREWAWNAQSDFPVDEGGPYPGDWAHINDVSMLDDGRVMVSLRNQDQVVFIDPETGLDESWTLGAEGAHDIQYEQHNPDYIPEERGGPAVVVADSENGRVEEFQREDGEWVRTWEWSDDRMQWPRDADRLPNGNTLITDTNGKRLIEVNPEGEIVWEVELSHPYEAERIETGDESAGGHSAQSLGYESRTGGESGGGGGSLAADAMAEIADVVRGLLPSRVTNAIIYIGPVWMGRPEFGAASIAVLTGLAWGAAETRWALRSRGIGFRLPVYRGESAGEGDGEETEAE